ATTCTCGTCATACTCAATCAGTCCGAGTTGGTGAAATTTCATTCTAATTTTATTTTTGATCGCTGTTCGTTCTTCAACAAGCTGTTGTCTCGTTCGCGTCAGCATTCGCCGTTGCTCTTCCTGCTCGCTGGGGATGCGGTTGCCTCTTAAGCGTCCTGCCTCAAGCAGCGCCGCCATTTTTTGAGCGTCCCGTTTGTCCGTCTTGACTCGATTGTTAGCGGCAATTTCAATCGACGCGGCATGAACCACAATATTGTCAATTCCATGTCTGACTAACTCACGGTGAAGCGCAAATCCTGAAAATCCTGCTTCATAAACTGAATGGATTGTTGCTCCACTAAAGTACTTCACTAGCTGTTGTGATAGCTCTTCCGGCGATGCAGCCGTTGTCCATTTTTTCACGACTTCTTTGTCACATCTAGCCACTACTGAATAACTTTTCTTGTGAACATCAATTCCTATGAAGACTTCTTTCCCAGTGTATGAAGTTTGTTCTGTATTTTTCATAGAACACTTCCTTGTCTGCAAAAACTAGGTCGTCTACAAAAAGTTTGGCACTATTTTTCAACTCATACAATCCAGCATAGGAACATCACATTCGAGGGTCAGTCTACCCTTGGATTTACCTGAAACCTTTATTTGCCGAGGAGTACGGGCTAGGTTCTGATTGACATAATCTTGCAACCAAGACCAACTTACTTGAGTAGCTCTGGCAATTCCTCGCAATGATATCCTCTCAAGTAAAAGCCGATCAATCAGTTGTTTGATTTCCTTTGAAACAGGTGAGTTAGTAGGATTGACAATAAATTGGCGACCGCAGCTTTTGCATTGATATTTGGCTTGCCGTTATGAACTGAACCATTTTTAATCAAATGCTCAGAGCCACAGGTAGGACAAACTCGTTCTGAAGCTTCTTCACATATTCTCTGGGAGAATTCTAGTGACTGTCGCGTTAATTTAGACAGTAGTAATCCAAATGAGTAAAGTAAGAACGCCAAAATTGTTGTCATCGAAAATACTAATGACTGGGCGATTATGTGAGGATTATTTGCATTAGCTAATATTATACAGGATGCTGACGGGGCAGGGGTTATACCTCACCACTACTTCCGTATCACTACCAGTGCTTAATTTTGCACCTGTTCCCTTAAGTTGACAATACCTTATGAACAGCAGTATTGCGATCGCTCGCTAAAAAACCTTAAGAAAAAAGCTCAAGCTTTTGGCTTGGAACTCATCCCTATTTCAACCCTGACAAAATGTGTTTCTTAAGAGTTACCTAAAATCCACGAAATTGAACCATGCCCGTTTTTTTGAATATATAGAAAAGATAAGGTTATTGGCGATTAGTCAACAGGAAATGTTATTAATTAATTAGTCCATGAATATCTAGAGAATCATCGAAAACTATCGAACAGGAATACTGAAAATATAATTCTCGAATGAGGTAATAGGACTTTCAGCCCGTCAGCACCCTATATACTTCTAGCGTATAGTGGTTGAGTTTATTTTGCATCGTATTAGACAAAACTCACCTATTGGAGGATTAAATTATGGATTTAAATACTTACTTGAAGTTATTAAGTGGATTGGATTCGGAATCTAAAAAAATCATGCTTGAGTTGGAAGCCATGTTCTCTGCTGCAGGTCTTGCAGTAAGAGGACGTGGAACGCATACTGACGGAATTATAGTCAAGGGAAACTTAACGGTACTGAATAGTAGTGATGTCCCCTCTCATTCGCTATTCACACCGGGTAAAAAATATGACGTTATTTTTCGTCATGCAAATATTGTGGGTGGTGCAAAAGATGACGCTCTTATAAACGGTCGTGGTTCAGCCATTAGAATTGGAAATATAGGTGATGACCTAAGTAAGGCCGGACTACTGGATCTTGTACTTAATACCGGTGAAGTTTTCGGACTTCCAACAGCCCGATTATATCATCAATTTTTTGGTTCAGATTTTCATCAAAAAAGTGACATGCTTGCCAGTGGCAGTTTAAGAAGATATGCAGTGGAAGCAGCCTTGCGCAATCCAGATTCATTTACTGAATTGTACTATCACACACAGCTTTGTTATGAATGGGTGGATTCCAAGAAGAAATCCCGTTATGCCCGCTTTCGCCTTTTAAATCCTAATCAAAGTACGGAAGGCGGTTTATTAGATAAAAATGTTGAAATAGGTCCTAGGCTGGTATTACCCAGAGAACGGGGCGATACTCGCGAAAAAAATTACCTGAGAAATGAGTTTCGCCAACGATTTACCGACGGAGGCATAGTAGAGTACGTCTTGCAAGCCCAGTTCAGAACAATTGAGGAAAAGGCAATAGATTGCAGTAGCCTATGGGATCCAAACACCTATCCTTGGCTCGATATAGCAGCCATAGTGCTTGATCAAGATGAATCTGAAAATGATCATTATCAAGAAATTGCCTACAATCCAGGCAATACTCACTTTGATTTAAGACTTCCCGATTCACATAATGTAGATGATTTTGCATCACTGGGATTGTCTGGTGTATTAGTTCATTATTTCGGCTCCATTGTTCGTGTTGAACGCACTCAGTATTTGTATGGAAGTAAGGATGATTTGCCTGGAAAACCAGCTTATTTCCCTCTCCCGGTGACTGAAATACCTTCAAAAAGATTCCTTTTCCTATTAGAAAAATATAATTTTCTTACAGATCAATCATACCCTTCAGATGGTGACCACGATCAGATTGAAGCACTTGTTTCATCCATGCCTACTACGGCTTTGGATTTGGCGGTTGGCAGTGTTGAACCCACTGATATTCCTGACAGCTACTTTTTGGAACGTCGGCTCAATGGGTACAATCCAGGTGCGATTCGCGAATCCTCTGGTCAAGAAGGCTGGACACATGAGCTTACTCACAATCTGGCAAAATATGACATCAGGCCAGGTTTGCACTTTCCTGATTTTGTTCAATGTCGGCTTGTTGTTGATAAACAAAATGGTATCGAGTTGCATTCGATTAAAATAGATGACAATGAAATTACACCGTGCCAAAAACACTGGCAACATGCTAAGCATACCTACCTGCAGGCCGAATTTGTTTCACAAGAACTAAAACTTCATTTAGCCCGTTGTCACTTTAATATTGAACAATATGTTATGGCTATAAAGAGAAGACTCGCACCCAATCATCCTGTGCGGGCGTTTATCGATCCTCATCTTGAAGGGCTGATGTTTATCAACTCGTCAGCTGTTCCAAAGATTATCGGTTCTACAGGTTTCATCCCTATTGCCTCCATGCTAACGCAGGGTTCTATTGTCGATGTAATTAAAAATGAGTTAAGTAAACTAAGTTATATGTGGAATCCAATCGCTGATTTGCCACGTGATATTCCCGGAGACCTTTTTACACCTGCAGCAACAGCCTATTGGGAACTGCTGAAAAATTATGTTGAGAAAGGTTTACTACAACCATTTAAAGATGAACTTTGCACTGAAGCAAATGCAACTCAGGTTGACGAACTTTTTGCTGAATTAAAAGAACGAAGTCTTTACTCCGGAGACCAATCACCCAACTACGATTCATCAGAGCTTAAAAGTCTATTGATGTATATTATCTACCATTCAAGCTTCCTGCACTCATGGGCTAACTTTAAACAATATGATGATGCTGGAAATCCTAATCATGTAGCAATGGGCGATTATAGTCAATATGACCAACAGATGCAGGACAAGATACGCTTCTATCAACGGTCTTTAACATGGGTGCTTTCATCAATTCGATACAACCCAGTTGTAGTATACGGATCGGATTTACTCAAACAGCTCATTCGGGAAAAATTATCAGTATTGGAACCCGGACTTCCATTAAAGGATTTTATGATGAGTATTAATATTTAAAACATATCATCTGGACAGTACGAAGTTTGGTAGTGGTAAATATGTAGTGATAGGTAGTTCAAGCCTGTAAGCAAGCGTTGTAGGAGTGAATGAAATACCAAATAGCACCAACATGATTTTCTAGTTTTTTTAAAAACGATAAAGTGTCTCTGGCTAGGCGAGAAATTCGTTGACGCATAGTATTGTTAAACCGCTCAATATGGTTAGTTTTACCACTCTCTTTTTTGACTGCTCGATGACGTTTTTTTGGGATAACATTTTGATAGGATGCCCAAAAATCTGTGTAACAAATGGCGCACTGACATCGAGTGTTTCGGGGGGAATGATTCCTCCCGAAAACTCTCGGATAAACGGATGGCAGAGAGTTCCATAATCCTATGGCTCCTTGTTTACTCCGGTCGCCAACGAAAACTCCCACAATTTCTCTAGTGTTTCTATCCATTGCCAACCATATCCATTGCTGATTTCCCTTGCAATCTACAAATGACCAAGCTTCATCACATTCAACAGTCAATTTTCCCTTTGGTTTATCTGAAACATTTACCTGACGGGAAACCTGGGCATATTTATCATTAACATAGTCTTGCAACCAAGTTTCTGAAACTTGAGCAGACAGAGCAATGCCAGCCAGGGGAATTTTTTCAAGTAAAAGTCGCTCAATTAGTCCTTTAGTTTCTTAATTAATAACTTTCTTCGTTGGATTTTCTACAAACTGTCTTTGACGATTCTGACACTGATATTTAGGCTTTTTGTTATGAATCCTGCCATTTTTGACAGTGTGATGAGAATGACAACGCGGGCAAGTAGGTCTAAGAGCTGACATAAAAGCTGAAATAGTCAAAAAAGCTGAGTATTCTTACCTGAGAGAACTACTGTTTTACCACTTTGGCTCGGATTCAAAAGTTTTATAGACAAAAATCTTCTAGCTCTTAAATTGAATGCTTGTCAAAATCTAGGTCAATAAATAGAAGAAATCTAAGTTAGTAAGCTAACTTTCACTACATATTTCCCACTACCTACTTGGAGCGAACCATGAATCATCAGTCAGGCAATTACTTGGTTATTTCCTTTCTGACGTTACGAAAGGCAATAGGATGCTTGGGTATGGCCTTGCCCTTCGTTTTGGCGTTAGGTGGCATGCTGCTGTTCCAACTTGATATTCAAAGCTCAATTAGTGGTTATTATCATACGGGAATGCGTGACGTTTTCGTGGGAACCTTGTGTGCTATCGGTATATTTCTTTGGGGCTATAAAGGATACGACCACCACGACAATCGCGCTTCTAATATCGCCGGGTTCTCTGCAATCGGTGTTGCACTCTTCCCAACGTCTCCTATATCTCCTTCCTCAATAGAAAAATTCATCGGAGGAGTTCACATTGTATTTGCAGCTTCTTTCTTCATTTCGCTTGCACTGATTTCTCTGTTCCTTTTTACGAAAAGTGAACCAAGCAAGCGGCCTACACCTCGAAAACTCCAACGAAATCTTGTCTACCGGCTCTGTGGCTACACTATGTTAGCAGCGATGGTTTTAATTACAATCGTTGGGCTGTTACCAAAATCTGCTATGAATTGGCTCGAAAATATAGATCCACTATTTTGGCTTGAATCAGCAGCAATCTTCGCGTTTGGTGTCTCATGGTTTGTAAAAGGAGAAGGAATTCTTGAAGACACAGGGAAAACCAGCGTGGACCCTAAGTGAATACTCACAACATCTCCACTGTCTCAAGGGTCTTTACGGCAATTGATACAACTTACTTGAGTTTCTCGAATTACTCGAACCCGAAGTAAGTTGAATAGTCGTTTCCAAGCAAAAGCTTTTGATTACTGAGTCTTGCATCTCAACTTAGTCTGTAAAGATTCTTTATCAAAAATTCCGTCAATCAATGAATTATGCATTTTATCAAACGAATCGATGTTCTTTTGGTACTTCTCGTAGTTCTTGTGGTGATTTCCATAGGATTCGCCCTCTGGTCACCATTAGTTGGGGGCACTATCCTCGACAGTGTCGTGTTAACCACTGAAGTCCAGGCTCTTCTAGCGAACATGTCTCAGGCACAAAAAGAGTCTCACTTTTTGATGACGCTACTCTTAGATACGCTTTACCCATTAGTGTATGGATGTCTCCTCGCAAGTCTTGCTTTGAAGTTTTTTGGCAAAGCTGGAGTTTGGCTATCTCTACCAGCGTTTGTAGTTATCCCAGTCGATCTTTCCGAAAACATAATTCAGCTAGTTGCCCTCAAAGGGAACGAAGCTCTGCTGCCTTTCAAAGCAATTTTGACACCCGCTAAGTTTACTCTAATTTTCATAGCAGGTTCCATTGCACTAATTGCCTTAGCAAGTAGGTTTTTTAGCTTTGTGAAAAGTAAAAGCTGATTTCAAAAAAGAATCTAAAGAAGTTCTTTAGAGTGGATGGCGTGTTGCTTACCCTGTCTGCGGAACATGAGCCGATCTCTAGGACGATAAAGTGTCGGTTAACAAATTATTTGGGCTCTTCCCAACTTTTGGTGATCCGGGATTTTGAAGCAGCCCGGAACGAGCGCATCTACATTGGATGGTAGTGGGAAATATGTAGTGAAAGTTAGCTTACTAACTTAGATTTCTTCTATTTATTGACCTAGATTTTGACAAGCATTCAATTTAAGAGCTAGAAGATTTTTGTCTATAAAACTTTTGAATCCGAGCCAAAGTGGTAAAACAGTAGTTCTCTCAGGTAAGAATACTCAGCTTTTTTGACTATTTCAGCTTTTATGTCAGCTCTTAGACCTACTTGCCCGCGTTGTCATTCTCATCACACTGTCAAAAATGGCAGGATTCATAACAAAAAGCCTAAATATCAGTGTCAGAATCGTCAAAGACAGTTTGTAGAAAATCCAACGAAGAAAGTTATTAATTAAGAAACTAAAGGACTAATTGAGCGACTTTTACTTGAAAAAATTCCCCTGGCTGGCATTGCTCTGTCTGCTCAAGTTTCAGAAACTTGGTTGCAAGACTATGTTAATGATAAATATGCCCAAGTTTCCCGTCAGGTAAATGTTTCAGATAAACCAAAGGGAAAATTGACTGTTGAATGTGACTGGTTCTAATGGATTTTGTTGAGAATCTCCCGACGCGGTACATATCCATTCATAGAGCCAGCAATCAGCAGATTATGGAGCCAGTTGTGATGATAGACAAAGCCATTAAGTTCTCCAAACGGAGAAGACCGGTTTGGATTGGCAGATTGGGTACGTTGGCTGTAGGGATGGAAATTCCACAATAATGCCATTGCCCGTAGTTGTAGATGTGCTGACTCAAACGTGCCATGAAAGTACTGCATGGAATAGAGGTAACGGTCTTGATGGTTCATCAAGCGGTCGAGGGCATTACTGGTGCGATGGGCATCAGCAAAGGCATAGGCAATTTGAAATTGCGGGGCTTTGGCTTTGAGTTTATGGAGTTTCTCTCGCACCAAATTAGATGGCACCTGTAGCGGGGTCGCCCACTCCAGCAGTCGCCGTAACCGTTGAGCAAACTGCCGCTTGGTAGTGGATTGATAAAGCTGCCATAATTGGTCTTGAATTACCCTTAACAGGTTACAGCTACGACGCAGATGCTGCTGGATGCCCAAGATACTATGCAAAAAGCATAACACTATGGTAATTCT
Above is a window of Chroococcidiopsis sp. SAG 2025 DNA encoding:
- a CDS encoding IS110 family transposase: MKNTEQTSYTGKEVFIGIDVHKKSYSVVARCDKEVVKKWTTAASPEELSQQLVKYFSGATIHSVYEAGFSGFALHRELVRHGIDNIVVHAASIEIAANNRVKTDKRDAQKMAALLEAGRLRGNRIPSEQEEQRRMLTRTRQQLVEERTAIKNKIRMKFHQLGLIEYDENRPMSHKLVKELLGGTDSSEFRLVIQAYWNIWKKLDEEICNLAGAIKEQAKTDPHDATYRSAPGIGPLSARILANELGDMAQFNNERQLFSYTGLTPCEYSSGENIRRGHISRQGNSRLRGILVGHLV
- a CDS encoding lipoxygenase family protein; translation: MDLNTYLKLLSGLDSESKKIMLELEAMFSAAGLAVRGRGTHTDGIIVKGNLTVLNSSDVPSHSLFTPGKKYDVIFRHANIVGGAKDDALINGRGSAIRIGNIGDDLSKAGLLDLVLNTGEVFGLPTARLYHQFFGSDFHQKSDMLASGSLRRYAVEAALRNPDSFTELYYHTQLCYEWVDSKKKSRYARFRLLNPNQSTEGGLLDKNVEIGPRLVLPRERGDTREKNYLRNEFRQRFTDGGIVEYVLQAQFRTIEEKAIDCSSLWDPNTYPWLDIAAIVLDQDESENDHYQEIAYNPGNTHFDLRLPDSHNVDDFASLGLSGVLVHYFGSIVRVERTQYLYGSKDDLPGKPAYFPLPVTEIPSKRFLFLLEKYNFLTDQSYPSDGDHDQIEALVSSMPTTALDLAVGSVEPTDIPDSYFLERRLNGYNPGAIRESSGQEGWTHELTHNLAKYDIRPGLHFPDFVQCRLVVDKQNGIELHSIKIDDNEITPCQKHWQHAKHTYLQAEFVSQELKLHLARCHFNIEQYVMAIKRRLAPNHPVRAFIDPHLEGLMFINSSAVPKIIGSTGFIPIASMLTQGSIVDVIKNELSKLSYMWNPIADLPRDIPGDLFTPAATAYWELLKNYVEKGLLQPFKDELCTEANATQVDELFAELKERSLYSGDQSPNYDSSELKSLLMYIIYHSSFLHSWANFKQYDDAGNPNHVAMGDYSQYDQQMQDKIRFYQRSLTWVLSSIRYNPVVVYGSDLLKQLIREKLSVLEPGLPLKDFMMSINI